In Neisseria brasiliensis, the following proteins share a genomic window:
- a CDS encoding IS5 family transposase (programmed frameshift) — protein sequence MARTAITDNIWEQLQTTMKAHGCHQWKNDRTVMEAILWKLRTGAPWRDIPIELGSWKTAYNRFNRWSKKGLWQKFFFDLRKEIDKEWVFIDGSYVRCHQHASGARRGFDRAIGQSRGGNTTKIHLCVDSHGNPLDFKVTGGNVHDSQVANDLIEVIQEAQYFIADKGYDSQEIRDKAIEHGMKAIIPKRKNAKKTNPDFDSYLYKLRHLVENAFARLKQFRSIATRYEKLARNFKSMLYLACSIIHAKLN from the exons ATGGCGAGAACCGCAATAACTGACAACATATGGGAACAATTACAAACAACCATGAAAGCGCACGGCTGTCATCAATGGAAGAACGACCGTACCGTGATGGAAGCCATACTATGGAAGCTAAGAACAGGTGCACCATGGCGAGACATACCTATTGAGCTAGGGTCATGGAAAACCGCTTATAACCGCTTTAACCGATGGTCTAAAAAAGGCTTGTGGCAGA AATTTTTTTTTGATCTACGAAAAGAAATTGACAAAGAATGGGTATTCATCGACGGAAGTTATGTACGGTGTCATCAACATGCAAGTGGAGCTCGGCGTGGTTTCGATAGAGCAATTGGACAAAGCCGTGGCGGAAACACGACAAAAATACACCTATGTGTGGACTCGCATGGAAATCCGCTCGATTTTAAAGTCACTGGGGGTAACGTGCACGACAGTCAAGTTGCAAACGACTTGATAGAAGTCATACAAGAAGCCCAGTATTTTATCGCTGACAAAGGGTATGACTCGCAAGAAATCAGAGATAAAGCGATAGAACACGGTATGAAAGCTATTATACCAAAGCGTAAAAATGCCAAGAAAACTAACCCTGATTTTGATAGCTACCTTTATAAATTACGCCACTTAGTCGAGAATGCATTTGCACGATTAAAGCAGTTTCGTAGTATTGCTACTCGCTATGAGAAATTAGCTCGTAATTTTAAATCGATGCTTTACTTGGCTTGCTCTATTATTCATGCTAAGTTAAATTGA